The nucleotide window CCTGCACCGTGGCTGGGACCTGCCCGCCCTGAAACCGAAAGCTGCCCGGGATGATTTGTAGGTTGGGCGAGCTGAAGTGTCGTAGACATTTTTATTCGCATCCATCGACCacttttccaagtttttttttttttccctcagctccTACGTCTTCCATTTTACTGCCCTCTCATACAGTTATCTATAAGGCGCCTGGTGCACTTCTCCATCTAGAAGGGGTCTGTGGACGCGCATTTTCCGCATCAGAAAAAGCAGCCGGGGCAGGTTGTGGTGATATATAGCTACTCCGAAAGAACAGTTCTGCGGGCTTTCCAAAGCCTGTCTGTATTTTATTCCCCGTGTCATGTATCTGTATATTTATCCTAAATACTTCCTTTTTGACCCTGGCAGAGAACTCCTTGTTCGAGTCACCGCCACTCCTTGCAACTCCCAACCCCTTTTGGGGTGAAACTCGGTTGAGCAGCAAAGCTGAGCCGTGACGGGATCTGTTTTTCCAACCCGCACACGCGCGAGGGGAACCTTTTAAATCGCCTTTTCCAGACAGAAAGAGGGAATAGAGATGTTGTGGACTGGTTTTGCCCGAGGAGGGTTAAATTTCATGGTCTTTTCTGGGAGAAAACTGAAAGTGGGGCTAAGTCCTTCCcatctgaaatgtaaatattttgctgGGGCTATTAGGCTGATGTCATTTTtactggtgtgggttttttttttaatatttgtttatgATTTCTTGAAGGGacgaggctggggggtgggggagaagcagCCTGTTCGAGTGGGAGCCGCCAGCCGCGCTCAGCCCCGAGGGCTGCGCAGGGGGAGATGAAACgcgggaggaggggaaggggaaatcTCATTTCTCACGCTGGGCAGAGAGGGGTTgcgggggaagaggaggaagggaggagcgcaagGAGAAGTTCCCCAAAcagaggaaagaagggaaaagcagcGAAAAGTCAACCCCAAAGTTGGGGCTGTTGTTTTCCCCGCGCAGTGGGTGATGCTCATCCGAGACAGTCATTAGCATAAGATGTCGATCGCATTCACTACACTAGACAGTGACCTTGAACTGAGACGTTGCAATCTCGCTTTTCCAGcgtctttttctctccttctttttttttcgggggctgttttttttttttcccggctCCTATGGGCAGGGAGCTTCTCCCGGCTCCTTCCCACCGGCGCTTCCCGAAAGCTGCCGGCGTAACTTGtggaggtggggggaaaaaatacgCCTCCTCCGAGGATTGTTATTAAATATCGGCGTCGAAAAGGTCTCTCTACCTGAAAACTGAAATTCCTACAACTGAGGGAAGtctcagagctttttttttactgggctgagcaactttttttgggggggagggaacactgcggggggaaaaaaagaacaaaaaaaggaggGTTGCTGCAAGCAATCTGCTTTAGAAATCGGGATATATTTTTGGAGAGCCGGCCCTCGGGGTGGGTTGTGCAGGGAGGAGGCTGCCTAAGCCAGCAGTGCCAGTGCCCCGAGCAGCAGGACTCGGCTCAGGCTTTCGTTTTTTAAGCCCTGCTCAGTTAGCAAAGCCCAAGCGCTCAACCTAAACtgggaaatgcattttttaatgggGAAGAAATTCCCGGGGAAACGCGGCAGCTTTGCTTAAGGgtccttgggatttttttcccccttcttggaCCTGCTGGCTGCTTGAAGTGGGAGCAGCGCTGAGCTGGCGAGCCCTCTTCAAGGCCACCCAGAGCAGGGAGTCACTCCCCACGCTGTGCATCGCTTAATTTATTTCTGAGCACGGCTGAAGCATTCCTAGccctaaaaaaaatttaaaaaataattaaaaaaaaaaaagggaaccgAGGGTGCTTTGCTCTTTCTCCCTCGCTGTGATGCCCACGCTGACGCTATCTCTTCACGCAGGACTCCAGCTCGCAGTCTGAGCTTCACTTGCTCCGCAGCTGCCTCCTCAAATGTGTCCTTGGAGGTAAAAGTGgaattttattaatgtttttttttgtctctgcacCCGGCAAAAATCAAATTGAATAAAGAAGGGAAAGCCCCAAATACCGGCAGACTTCCCTGAAGCCAAAATGTACTTCCCCAAGGTCCGGAGGAGAACAAAGCCGCGCAGCACCCGCGCACGTCTTCCACCGGgattttttgcaaagaaaagagcAAGGTAGAGgaagggttttctttaaaaacctcAGAGAACAAAGCCAATTCAGATGGCAACCTCCGGGGATCACGTGCTCATTTTTATATAAACTATTCCGCTCCACGCTCGCCCAGCGTTGTGAGCCCTTCCTCTGCGGCGAGGAAGACACTCGGGGAGAGATTGCAAGCAGCTTTTTCACTTGTACCTGCAGGGAGAAAAATTCCTTGGCAAGGTtttcgcaaaaaaaaaaaaaagaaagaaagaaaaaaaagagagagtgcAAACTTTCATTCTAGCGAAATATTTCTAGCAGTCGTATTTCTTCTTTCGCAGGCAAAACGCGCGTAGGAAGGTATGCACTTCTCTCTGCAAGGTATGTACGGAGCAGAGCCCCAGATGTGCCGGGGAGAAAGAGGGATGGGAGGTGTGGAAAATAGGTTTTCCACCTCCAGGAGCTGTCCATGGAAGGCGAAAAAGCACCTCGAGGAGTTATTTTATCGGCACCGGGTTTTTCTTgcaggggtgggatgggggggtgtTGAGTTGAAGCCCCAGCATTTTGCCCggtgagggaagaaaaaatgagTTTATGCTTGAGAAAGATAGGAAATCTTGGTGAGGGAGGTTGGTTGCTGGCTGGAAAGGCAGCGGCTGGGAGGGGGGTGCGGCTGCACCCGCCCGGCTCAGCCTCCGCGGACTCCTCCGCCCCCGCGCAGCGGTTTTACCTCTACAGGAATATTTACGGTACTTCGCGGAGGCAACCTGGCAAGGGGAGCGCTTGGGAGTTGCTCAAggcagggaggaatgcaaagccATGCAAAAAAATCCAGCGAGTGGGGTGGGCATTCTGtgtccttaaaaaataaaaaaaaaggggggggagggagcagaaagagaggaaaaaaacacccgagaaaataaaaaatctgacAAAACCCACACTCCAATGTCTTTGCGCGTTCCCAGTTCCCATACAACGCGCCTTTTCCACTATCCTTTCTTTACCCAACGTATTTATTTTGCACTGAAAGAAGCCAatatcgattttttttttttcatccctcgTATTCCTTTGCAGCAGCTCTTCTCGGTATGACCAGGACAAGACGGCGGGtgggagggagcgagggagggagggagggagggagggagggaagaagagctCTGTAGTGTTACGAGGGCAGAATATATTGCTATAAGGTGGCGAGGAACCAGCTCCGCGTGTGTGTGTACCtctgtttccaggggtggggaccAAAGAAATGGGAGGAGGACTACAATTTTTATTCCTTCTCAGCGgccaagcaaaagaaaagagatttgAACGCTTAATCTATTGGTGTGCGCGCCTTGGTGCAGATGGGATATATACCGGGTGAATTCAGGCTGTACACAGTCGTGTTCTTCTGGCTGCTTTATTCGACACAGATCATTAATAAAAGCGATTGAggattgttaaaaaaaatcttccatccCTTCTTGAGAGGGTGGCAAGAGCCTGGGAAGAGGCTGCACTTCCCCAGCACACGGCAGAGCCACCTACTccgagaggaagggaaagaaaatgataataataatactaataataataataaaaaaaaagagagtagaAAAGGTCGCAAACAGCCTCCAACTCTCCCATCCCACCGCGCGTAAATACGAGCCTGTTGCGGGCACCATCATTCGTCTCCTTAAAAAGCCCGTAAACTTTATATGACACAATATCTAATAGTAATTTATTGGGGAGATATTGTAAATTCGAACTGTTTTAGTTAATAAAGGAGCTAATTAATGAGAACCAGCATCGCTATTGCAGATGCTGGAGGGCCCCGAAGTGTTGCCGGGGGAGGGGCGCGCAGCGGTTTTGGGGCAAAACCCCGGTCTATCGATTACTTTATGCTAAATATGACATTTTAGGGCGCTTGGCCATTCTCGAGCCAGCGCTGGGAGCCGTtgcttgctcttttcttttttttttttaataaaatgctttatgggattttttatgattttttacTATGGGGGGGGTGAAGAAGGCCgggaagggggggaagaaaagacgTAAAAAAGGCGGAACTTGCTGTTGTGTTTTGTCTCGgctgccaggggaggggagggaagggccccccccctccctcccagcgcAATTTGGGGCTCACGTGACCCCCCCGGACCAATGGGGCCGAGCCGTCGGTTTAACTATGTTTAATGTCAGATAGCAATAAAGTAGAAGCTTTCGGTCAGGCCCGCGGAAATGGGCGAGCACAACCTCCTTAATCCCGGCTTTGTGGGACCTCTGGTGAACATCCACACGGGAGACACCTTCTACTTCCCCAATTTCCGAGCCTCTGGAGGGCAGCTGCCCGGTTTGCCTTCTCTCTCCTACCCCCGACGGGAGAACGtctgctccctgccctgggcaTCCTCGGAACCCTGCAACGGGTACCCTCAACCCTACCTGGGCAGCCCCGTCTCCATTAACCCTTCCTTCGGCCGAGCCTGCGATCTCGCCCgggtggaggaaagcaaatgttatTATCGGGAAACCTGCTCCGAACCCGGCGGGCTcaagagggaggagaggggcagggacAGTGCCTTGCTGCCCCTCGAATCCAGCCTCCCCAATGGCATGGGGGGCAATTTCGGCAAATATGACTATCCGAGCGGCGAGGCGGTGCCCCACGACCCTCCGTCCTGCCAGTCCTTGGAGTCAGACTCCAGCTCGTCCTTGCTCAATGAAGGGAATAAAGGCACGACCGGAGAAGCGGGGGGTTTGGTGTCCCCCCTGAACCAAGGCAGCACTTTAGGCACCGGTGGTAAGACCCGGGGAAGGGGGGCAGGCTCGGGGCTGGATCTAggcttttttggggaggggggggttcttGGAAACTTGCCGGCTCGGGGCTCCTTCGTGGTGTGATTCATGGGCTGAGCGGTGGCAAGCGGCGCGTCTATGTGTGCGGAGACCACTAGGGGTAGCACCGAAATCCCGAATGTTTTATTAGGTGgtgcttcttttaaaagaaaaggctatAAACATGTAAAtatcccataaaaaaaaaaaaaaaaaaaaaaaaagagagagacgcGGAAAAGGGTAGAGCTTGAGCATCCCTGCCCGGCGCGGAGGGCTGGCGGAGGGTGCAGGAGCGTTTTTGGGGAGACGGCAGAGATGTGTCTGCCCGAGGGAAGGGGggactgctgaaaaaaaaaccccacagccttCTAAGTTGGCGTTGGGGTGGAGGTTTCCCCCGGTTATCCGGGTGGAGCCCGTCCCGGGGGGTCCCCGTCCTCCGCTCCGTGCCCCGGGTATAACGCTCCccacttctcccttccctcttcctcccccacccGCCCCACGCATCACCCGTGgccctgggagctgggagcaTTCCCAAGCACCCACGGCCAGAAGAGCGGGGCACCCCGGGGACAGCGGGGCGGCCAGAAAGGGGTGCCGGGGAAGCCCCGGTTTTTTAAAGAGGAGGGTGGGTTTGGGttggctttattttttcattGCCAAGTGCTCAACTCTCGCTCCCCCTTTGCCAGGTGCTCCTTGGTACCCGATGCACACACGGTcccggaaaaaaagaaaaccctattccaaactgcagctggcagagctggagggggAGTTTATGGTCAATGAATTCATTACTCGCCAAAGAAGGAGGGAGCTCTCAGACCGATTAAACCTGAGCGACCAGCAGGTGAagatctggttccagaaccggcgtatgaaaaagaaaagactcCTTCTGAGAGAGCAAGCCCTTTCattcttttaaaagttttaaaagcgTCCGTGTCgggtattaaaacaaaaaaaaaatttacaaaaaaaaccccacatagaCTCTATAGCGTTCACCCGAGCTCCCGGGACTTTATCTGATCATTCTTaatgcccccatccctccctgcccagaAATCAATTAATAAAGACGTAATATTAATGAATAACCAGATTCCCTTAAAATATGAAACCCGACAGCGAGAAAAAATACatgataataattataataataatactgcATCTTCCCCGCCGGGACGGCGGGGGGACAGACGGCTTCCAGAGATGCTCGGCGGGCTGAAGGGGAGGTTTTGAGCTCGACTTTAGCCGCTTTTCCTTTGCCAGCAGCACAGGTAGGGTTTCCGTGCAGCGCCGGGCACCGTCGGGGCCGTCGGGGGCCACCGGTcagttcccccctccccgcccggcttCGGGTTGGCGGCGAGACCGGGGCTGAGGGCGGTGAGGGCGGATCCTGGACCCTCTCCTGGTCTGCCACGCAGGGTTTAGGGCTGGTTTGGTGTTTAGTGGGAAggcgggaggaaaaaaaaatggcaaaaatcaaGGAATAGGAGGAAAATTGAgcagggaaggggatggggtAGGTTGTCTTAAAGCACCGGACCCACATCCTGATGGAAGATGCTTTTTTTGCAGCGCACCGTGTGACACAAGATGTGGTTTTTGTCAGCCTAAAATGAGGGTTTGCGGCTGAGCAGGATCTGTAGGCTTAAGCAGGATCTCTAGGAAGATGGAACAGGCAAAGACTGTGTATATATCCGCTGTATGTGGCATATATCTGTACCATATACGAAGTATGTGTATCGCACTATGTCCCGATAGATAGGAGGCTTTGATGCAGGCGCCGGTGTTGTCCTTAGCGCCAGAATGTCACAAGGAGAAGCAAAAGGTGCATACAACCCCCCCTCTAGAAAACCCTCCCAGGAGTAATCTGAATTTCCTTCCACGTAAACTGAGccattcagagattttttttttcccctctctgaatTCACAGTGTTTCTCTGCACTAGCCCTAAATTATCTCCTTcatattaaaaaacagaaaaaaatacatttctttgcaACTACTCTGCTGACAGAGTACGTATGCTGTTTTACTGTGCTTATGGAAGACAATGTAAAGAGAATAGGTAGAAAAATTCCCATTTTTTTTGTGCTCTCCGGTGATCACAGCCTGTTGGAGTCCGAGCGAGCCGCGTCTCTCCCTCCCAGGGCTAACTCGGATGATGCCCTTTGTCGCCTGGGCGCTATTTTCTCCATTGAAAAAAGCAGAATGGGGGATTTGAAGAGGAAATATCTCTCATTCACCCTATTTCTCCCTCGCCCAGCTGCCCATCAGGTTAAAAACCCCCAGATTTCTAGCAGGGACGATGCTTTCTTTCCCTCCCAAGAAGTCCCGCTATCTGCCGACAGAGACAGCCCCGTCTTTAAGAGGAGGTTTCAGTCTTTGAGGGACCGGGGTGGGGGTGTTTTGGCTCCCGAAAACCctctcaggctttttttttttcccctttcagggCAGTGGCGAGGGGCCTGGTGGGACGCGACGCTTTTTCTTTGTGCGTGTGTTCGGATTTCTCAGGGAAAACCAGCAGTTTTGGTGATTCCCTGTGTTCGAGGCACTTTTAGGTCGGCGGGAAGCGaggcggggggtgagggggggttaGGACAGGTTTAGGGCCCTGGGGAGCTTAGTCTGCATGGGAAATTGTAATCCgggagaaaaagggggaaaatatgGGGATTTTTAATTCAGgttgaagggggagaggggggcggcggTGCCGCAGCCCGGTGCTTTGCCGCGCCGCGCTTTGCTCCGTTCGTTTTATATCGGGGGGGGGATTAATTTTATGGCAAAGCAGCGTTTTCTGGGAAGTCTGGATGCTCACCACGTGCTCCCGCTTCCCCGCGTTCACGGTCATGACCAGCAGCGCCGAAGAATGCTCTTTATTTACGAGCTGCAAAGGATGGAGCCGactccttgggaaaaaaaaaaaaaaaatccctccccgGGCTGGAAGTAGCCTTTTCCTTCGGCTTCATTTCTGCGGAAGCACCCAGCAGACCCCGCTCCCTTCACCCCCACCCCTTCCCCGTCTGcttccccttctttcccccctttttttcggACTCCCAAGCCGGGAAATGTCGCAGCTTTATTTCCTtccatttatttttgcaaaggaagacccccctcccctccagccttCTCGTCTTTCAGTGCTAGCTGCTGGGCGAGGGTCCCCTTTTTGCCCGCTTCTCCCACACAAAAGGGCCGCCGCGGAGGGTATCGCCTGTCGCGATGCTGTGCAATAAAGCTTAGGATGTGTTAAAACACACATAGATATATAGACACATCTCTGGCTGCTCCGGCTCAACCCTGTGCGGTTAAAGGAGGAAGGCGGTGTGGAGGAATGCGATGTCTTGGGGGGATTTTCGGGTG belongs to Opisthocomus hoazin isolate bOpiHoa1 chromosome 32, bOpiHoa1.hap1, whole genome shotgun sequence and includes:
- the HOXC12 gene encoding homeobox protein Hox-C12: MGEHNLLNPGFVGPLVNIHTGDTFYFPNFRASGGQLPGLPSLSYPRRENVCSLPWASSEPCNGYPQPYLGSPVSINPSFGRACDLARVEESKCYYRETCSEPGGLKREERGRDSALLPLESSLPNGMGGNFGKYDYPSGEAVPHDPPSCQSLESDSSSSLLNEGNKGTTGEAGGLVSPLNQGSTLGTGGAPWYPMHTRSRKKRKPYSKLQLAELEGEFMVNEFITRQRRRELSDRLNLSDQQVKIWFQNRRMKKKRLLLREQALSFF